AGTAGCGTTTTCACCCCTTAAGATGGATGCAGGAGTAGCCTTGCCAAGCTTCTTGACATTATCAGAAGCAATTGCATTAGTTGGAACAGAATTTTTGTAGCCACTTGAAACCAATGCTTCATCAGCCATCAATTTTGCTTGTAATGCAGCATTTGAGGCAACCTTGGCAGCTGCAGCTGCAGCCTTTGCAACAGAAGCAGCTGCTGCTATTGCCACAGCAGTGGAAGTCAATTCTGTTTCAAAATCTGGTTCCAAACCAGAATTTTTGTGCTTGCCCAACTGATTCCATATTTCTTGACTGTGATGAACAGCAGCTGCAGCAAGAGCAGAAGCATCTTCCGCCTGCTTTTGAGCCTCCTGGAGTTTACCAAAGGTCTCTTCAGACAGAGCAACCCTCTGATCTGAATCCTGTTCACCGTTTTCAAGATGGTCAACAGGGACAGATGTAACGAATTTGTCAGTGGATGACTTGGAAACAACAGTGGCAAGGGTTGTAATAGCGGCTGGTGTAGACACATTACTAGTCACAACAGTAGCTGAAACGGACTCTGATTGAGAATGCGGTTTAATCTGCCCAGGGTCCTCAGAAACTGTAGACTTTTTCCTCTTTCTGGGCTTTGGATCAGCAGAATGCTGACCACGTGTTGCTGTTGCCTTTTTTGTGTCAAGCAGGGGAGTCCCAGCAAAAACATTAGCAGGACAGCCACTCTGGACCATAGGAACTGTGGACGCCTGCTTCATCGCAGAAGAATGAGGCACAGAGGCTTCTCTTGCAGGGGTCAAATTAACTGTTTCTGTGATAGGAAGCACAGGAAAACGAGCATCAAAAGAAGAAGTCTGTGGAACCCAGGGTACACGGAAAGGGGACTGGGACATCCAAGGAGCATTATGTCCAACAAAATTCCTTATAGGTGGAGGACGCAATGGAGAAAGTGCCTGCTGATAATCCATAACTGCACTTCTCGGAATGCCAGTAGATTGAAGAGCATCACAGGAAGGAGTAGAAATACTCCAAAGTGGTGATGAAAGGGGAACCATTGGGTTTACAATTGTTGTTGGAGTACCCTTGCTGGTGGACCGACTAACAGGTGAGGATGTAACCTTATTCTGAAGTGCATTTCGTTTGACTGACTGATCAGAAGTTTTGGCACCTGAGCATCTCAATTAGGTTAATAGACAGAAGAATCAGAAGAAAAATTCAAGAAGTCAAGATAGATACCTAAAGGCGTCTGCATCGGAGTTTCAGGGCTAACAAGATGAGATTTTTGAGAATGTACCCTGTCTATACATGCTCGCCATGCATTCTCCCACATGGTTCTTCCACCATCTGCatgaatttgatatttttttaaaaaaaggggtcAGTAAATCTGTATAAAGAGCCACAGAGTAACATAGTTAGAGATGAGAAAACCTAACCAAGTCCACCAAATGCTGATATCATATAAGCCTCATCAGGTGCTGTTCCTTGACTGAAGCAACAATATTCAAAAAAATTAGATAGATATGCTTAAATGATCAAAGAtcctaaagagaaaagaaaataccCTAGACAATTAGATTTGACAATGATATCAAAGCCCATGTAACAACAATCTCAACACATATTCCATGTATATTGATCAATGTTAATTTCCAAACCCCTGCAAAAAGACTCAATATAATGCCAAAACATGTCTCTGCATGTatataaatgaaaaaaagaaaagataaacgACTTACATCAGAGCTCCATATACAAAAATCTGAGCACGTAACTGAACTTGCTGCAAATCGGTAAAAGGCTGGTGGAAAACTGCAGATGAAGAAGCTGAGGCATTCAAGTCTGGCAGGCTAGATACTGAAGTAGAAAGAACACCAAATGGCTTCGTGGTTGCCCCTTCCGTATGTCCAGAGTGCTTCACCTCATTGGATTGAACAAGCTGGCCAATTCCAGCTGAACTGAGTGATGCACTTCTTTTTGATCGACTTGCGGGAGTCATTTCTTTTGCAGCAATTCCCTTTTTAGTAGCTTCCTTCCCCGCACTCTTACCACCTACTCGCCTTGCTCTACGCTCAGAGGTCCCTTTGGAGCCACTACCCTCAGACGTCCCTTTGGAGCGACCACGTACATTCTCACTCTCAGATGCCTGAAGATTTGCATGACTCACCTCCTGAGCAGCCTTGGTACCCACTTTGCTTAAGCTAGCAGTTGATTGTGTTCCCTTGACCTTCTTGTTGTTGAGAGCATGTGCAAGATAGAGTGAGCATAACCAGGATAAATAACAAAAAAGGTACTAGCATCAgaagaaacttttaaaaattcaaCTCGAAATGAGAATCAGGAAAACATAAGAGAAAAGAAAGGTCCACATAACAAAAGAATATCACTTATGGAAAACAAATTTTACCGAGGATATTGTGTCGTGTTGCATGGTAGAAAAAAGTTGCCAATTCTTGCCAGCTTCTTTTCCAGACAAATCTGCCAATGGAGGTACCTCAAAGGTGAAAGTTTTGTCTCCAGGAGATGCATAATTTCTTTTCATATCCTCAGAAATAGATTGGTCTTTGTTCTCTTCCCCATTAATGACCCCAGAAATTGAAGCACTCCGACCCTCGGATCCTTTCAAATCATCATTTCCAATTTTAATTGGGAACTGCTCAGATGTTCTAATGACAATAGGAGAGCCACATGAAGGATTGTCAAGATCGGCACTACTACTTCCACTTCCCATCATGTGAATCTTAGTTTGAGATTCAGATGAGGGTGCAGAAGGAAAGGAGCTGTTATCAGTCTTTGCATGACCGCCTGCAACATCAAAATAATCCATCAGATGAATAACATTAGATAAAGTGGGAGAAAGCGAAAGCTGATTAAATGGTCTCAAAAGAAAATAGAGCCATGAAAGAGGCTAAGCATGCATTTAATTTGTAAAGTGTACATTTATAGAAACAAGTAGATAGGTCATAGAAAACCCTTAAACATGATATAACTTCAAAAGCAGAAGATACAAACAAAAGAAGATGCATCTCGGGAGAACATCGAAGAGGTGGAGGGGGTGTAAAAAAGAAATAGGAAAACAAACCAACCACCAAAACGACAGATAACAGATCTAAAGAACAAGACTGAGAAGAGTAAACCAGGAATTCTACCATGACAGGCTTAAACTATCTAATTACTtcaaaattaaatgataaaataaactcACCATCAACATGATGCATAGCAACGTGATCACTGTTCTTCTCTTTTATAAGTAATTTGGGGTCACTATCTTCAGGATGATTTTGGCCAGAATCACAGGTAGGTTCCTTTGAAGTTGAAGGCGATGAACTTGTCGATGTCTGGTTATTTTGTTGTATTGATACAGCACCTGAGGGGAACTTTTTGTTGTCAGACATTAATCTTATGGAGATTCCAGTGACAGAAAGGTAAGGATATGCATAATAAAAACAACAGTAGGTCAAAACCAACAAATTATCATTGGAAAAATAATTACCAAGAAGTCATCATCAGAAAACTATATATTAAGAGAGAACTACGTGTCAAGGAAAACCACCATAATGACAAGGTACAGACAACAGTAAAACAGGTGCACCATACTAGGTAAACCAAGAAACCCTACTAATCATTAAAGGTCACCTGCAGCTTCTGAAGAACCCGATTTAGAAATAACTCGAGCTTCAGCACCATCAGTTCCTCTCACCGTTGAATCAGAGACGATAGATGATACATGCTTATCCCTTACAACCTCCACTGACAGTCCATGAATTGCCTGGTCTCCATGTTGGCCCTCATCAATAGAAGTACCCTCCATTGACAAGGACTGATCAACTTTACTACAAGAGGACTGTCCACTAGTCTCACAAGGTGCACCCTTTTCCGATGTCATTCCAGAAGTATTCATGATTGAGAAACTTGTTTCTGAAGATGACACTTGAACCTTGTTTTGATCAGACACAGCAGCAGTAGCAGCAGGAAGATCCTTACCAGAAGGCGAAAGAACACACTCCACTGTAACACAGGAACACCAATTTAGCAAATGACGCAGGATGTATAAAAGATGACAAAATGAAAGAATGGTAAGCTCAATTATCAGACATAATGcttcaatatatacatacttGACTTGCCACTAATGGCAACATCAGATTGTAAAATCGAAGCTAACTCATCAGCTGTGCCACCTGTACCGGAGGATGAGAAGTCAACTCCCTTTATTACAGGCACAGATCCACCTTCCCCACAATCTGTGTTACTAGAATCGGAAGACAATTTGGTGTTCTGATTTGCAGCAGTTGAAACAGTCTGATCAGATTTATAATCATCACTATGTTCAACGACTATACTTTCTTCACATTCTTTCATAGGTTCTGTTCCCAAAGTATTGTGGGAACCTTCACCTTCACGCTTAgaaccattatcatccactacCAAAGATTTTTCAGACTTGCTGCTCAAGATTTTCATATCAGGGTGGCTATCACTGTCTAACGAATCCTTCTTCTCTAGAGCATCACATGCTATCTGCACCGTTGAATCCATATTTGACTCTAGACTCATAGAATTTCTAGTATCCATATTGCTGACTTCACTTCCATGTTCCTTAAGGTCAGTATCACCAACAAAAGGCATTGGTGATATGTCATGTAATTTTCTTTCAGACAAGACAATGTCTTCGGAAATGCTAGTCCGCAAAGGACTTTCTACCCTCAAGCCCTCGCTGCACCCTTCCACCATATGGAGGTTGGAATTCCCTTTCGATATCCTATCAACAGGCTCACCTGCAGTCGTAATGTTTCCAATAGCATGTCCATCTTCCTTAGAATGCACGTCCAAGGCTGAATTCTTCTGTGCAAGCAAGGTAACACTTACAACTGCATTCTCACTCACGTTCTGACCATCAGTTTGAACTTCTTGGCTCAAGTCAACATTTTGACTTGCTGAACCGTCCACATTTTCATCAATGAGATCATGTTTTAAATGTGTGGTATCTTGACTATCTATCAAAGCATTACTTGCATAAGTGTTCTGCACGGAGTGAATCACAGCATCAACTTGTGAACCAGTACATTTATCTTCCTGCTCCCTGTCATCCACAGATTGATCAACAGAAGCTTCCACTAGATTTTCGTTAACACTATGTTCTTTAGAATCATCTCTCTTAGTCACAGGCAAGTCAGTATTTCTGGTATTTAGATCTTCCAATGTGCTATCAACAGATATGCCAAATTCATGCATTTGAGAAACACCTTCAACCAGCAGATGATCTCCTCCTACATCATCTTTCAACCCAGGAAGTTTCCCTGGAAACTCTCCTGACTGTAATGCAGGCTGTAAGTCATCCCCCACTTTAGAAAGACCACCATCTCCATGTTTCAAAGTAGGCTCCATCTGATTTATTAAGCAGCCCAGTTCATCACAGGCATCTGAATTCTTACTAATAGTCTGAACAGGAATAGTTTCGTCCTGTCCTACAGACTTTAATAGCATTTCAACAGATTCTGAGGAGGCTGCCTCAGACCAGACATTGTTGCACCTAGAAATTGAACAAGATTCAGCTGCACTTGAACTAAATGCAATCCCAGTACCCCCACGAGAAAAATCTTCAATCCACTGATTATCTTCACTACTTTCAATGCCAAGAAAAACTTCAGTTTCAACCAAACTATCAAATCTTAAATGCCCATGAAGGTTATCATCAAAATCAAATCTTGGGAGAGCATAAGGGCGTAAAACAGGAGGAAATTTATTGTTCCCTTCACCAGCTAAATGACGATTGTGGCTTTGGGAATCATTTTCATCATTATCCATGAGTGTATCCCTACAACAGGAAAACATTTAATGAAGAAAATGGGATGTTGAATTGCAGTTCAAATAGTACACAGATAAAGTGGTGAGGCATCAGAGTTTTAAGATTATCCTGGTCCAGTGCGCATTGCATAGGAAACAAATAAAATTTAGATACTTTCTCCAAAAGAACAACCCAAATTACCCAGCTAAGTACTTCCTATACCGCTGCATGCTAAATTACAGTTTAATGAACATTAAGTTCAACTAGATTAATTAACCAATGGAAGCACAGAAAATATGCCAACTGCTCATGCAACAAGAGTAAAATTGCATAAACAATGGGTACAAAATCTTTTAATGTTTCCTGGTATAGAATCTGATAAACTATAAAATTGCAGTAAACATGCATGATAAATGcaaaatttaacaattaaaactTCATATCACgccaaaaaaagagaaaaaagtaaaaaaaaaactaagattAACCATTGAACCAAAATTACATAAACATAGGGGAAAATAAAACTTATGCACCTCCATGGTTCACTACCCAGGCCCCAAAAAAAGGTTAATCTAAACCTAGAACATGCCAACAACTTAACCCTATAGGggtgtttttttttaataaatgagcATGTTTTCTCCCAAAAATATTTAGTAGAGGGAATCTTGGCAACTGCGCATAGAATTTCATTCATTGGCATATAAAGCTTGGAGGATTCAGCTTTACAAGTTGCAGAAGCAAAAAAATAGAAGTCAACATGCTAATTTAATGTGAAAATTCAAACATAAATCAATTTGAGTTTACAAATGTTAAAAAACAGAAATATCTCAACGACCAGGTCTGTTTCGCTATCAGAATTAAGAAAAAAAGGATTTTATTGAACTCTTACAAGCAAGTATACATAATTGCCAAGTCTCACTCTCCTATATAAGGAGGCAAACTAAAGTATCAGACTAAGGCATTAGTAAATGGAAAGGCAGCAATTATAAACCCACCTCTGGAGTTTTAAAACTCCATTGCAGTATAGAAAATAataatcctttaaaattaaaaatgaataTCTATCTTTCTTCCTGAACTTAACAGATAGTTGCACTCAGATATCAATACCACCAATTTTCAACAAAACCCTAGCTCAAGCCACTAACTAGTCAACTGCGAATTGGATTAAACAAAAGCTCTAGCTCAGATACATTAACGATTAGAACATAATATTAAAAGAGAAGAAACTGGTTCAACATAATTGACCGAGCTACAGACAACCTTGAAAAGCATCCAGAAAACCTTAGTTCCAATCTATTTACGCAGGAAAAAAAACTCTAAACTTTGACTAACACTAAATTTGCCAGTTTAAAAAGATAACTATTTTCAAGCTCTAATTAAAAACGAAAAACCCTAAAAGATTGTTTATTTAAAAACCAAGTAGGAATATGAACAGTTACCAGAGCAAGTAAGTCTAGATACGCTACCTCCCTCCATTCGGTGATGAAATCCCAAGCCGTACCTCAACTCTTCCCTAGTCGTACGGTCATCTACTGCACCAGAAAAAAAAAACCTCCAATTCAAAACAAACAACAGTTTAACCATAACATGATAGCAAAAAGCAAGAAGGAACTAAAATACTAGCAAGAGAAAACCAAAAGATAGAAAacaagaagaaaaaggaaaacataaATTGCTCGAGTAAAACCTAAGCTAATGGAAGAGTAAATTAATTGAACAGTTTATTAGTATATGCTACTAACCGGACTCTTGAATTTTCCCGCGGATCGAGGTAGGGTTCCGGTAAATCGAAGTAAAAAAGAAGACAgtgaaagaaagagaagaagaagcgAAAGgggaagaaattttttttttctgatgTGTAATAATAACAATACGTAGAGACTTGTTTGGGTCTCGTTTTCTCGTAAACGGAAATGATAAAAATGAGGGTTCACTCAActccaaacatcatcatatggaCCCGCAATATTTCGGAATATCACACGTGCCTTGTTTCAAATGCTGATAAAGCAACTCTGATAATGTTAACGATACAGTCCCCCCTCCGTTTTCTCTTGCGACAGACGAGTTCCTGGCGGTGCGATTTGATGCATCGTGTGTGAATATGGACGGTGAAGATGGTAACTGTGACCCGTAATTTTGATTACGTTGACTGTTTTtaacttttcatttctttatttcttaaaatagaaaaaaacaaaaaaaaaacatgaaatggAAAATCCGAAGTCGTCTCATATCTAGTGAAGATCACGTGGTGGAGGACGGTTGGTTAGAGACTTATTATATATCTACTATTTTATATCAACGGTCCGATATTTTCTTGATTTTGTTACCAAATAGTTTTGGACTGTTTGATGAGATTGATCAGTCCAACAATTGCAGATGTTGCCAAAAAGTAAACGACCGATCAGTTGGGATGTAATTAAAtacttttttcatttttctttttgcaACATAAGGATGTAATTGAATAGTGATAAACAATTTAGGAAAATCTACATTAAATACAATTAAAGTTCATTATTTATACTCTTATTTAAATCTCTAATTAAATTTGTATTACGAGTCAACAAGAtattaatttgattaaaaattattTCGTATTTTACAATTCGGTTAggaaaattttcatatttgattaactcaattagaaaaaaatatgaaaatgattttCTGTATTTAAAATATGTCATCTTATTCTAGAATACTTTAgtctaaaaaacaaaaatatcCTTATCTATAATTTGCATACTATGACATGTGGTtcgataaaattaattttatcactTGATTAAAGTTTTATcttaaattataaattctttaaaattatttttaaacacattttAATCAGTTAAATCTCGtaattttcacatatatatatatatatatatatatatatatatatatatctatttgtCTTTTGTTGATATTTATTAGTCAAAATGCCCACTCAATTCAATAGACTGCAAACATTCATACATAAGTTATAGTAATAAAATGATTTTGACTGTACTTGAAGCTTTTGAATTTTAAGAAAATATGTtatgtttaaatttaaataaaatttgagtaCTTTATTTgggtaatttaaataaaaattttatgtaatttttaaattttattactttaaaaaataaaaataaaaagtttatttttgttattattatatttttaaggccatttgaatataattttaaaagatgacAAACTTAACATACAAATAGATTAAAAGTTAAAaactatttaatttgattttactaTATACGGCATCTTTTTTAGATTatataatcataatttaataCAGTGTCATTATTATGTCAGTCAATACTAttagaaatttttttgaaacattAATGATTGGATcatgattagaaaaaaaaatggtgCCATTAATTAGTCAAGAAGCATCAATAGATACTATAACAAACGGAttgtttttataaataatttttcctccaatctatttttataattaattaatatttttaggttatttatataaaaatcccCAATGGAGGTAGAAGTTGAAATTTAATTAACGTAATAGTCGAAATGGGCAATTGGAGCACCCAACTTTGACGCTCCAGGTGCCGTCTTCGTGTATATATTATTTTAGGCTCAAATGCaaaatagaaaattattataaatagtCCTCATGTTTTACCAAATTTTCATGATAGTTCCTTTCAATTGTTTTTgcgtttttttcattttaaaactatATTATTAGGTTTGAAGCCAAGAATTTGGTTTGAACTAGAAGTAAATATGacctttaatttattaatttccttttttctaatttatcttgaaattttgataaaattatgagaaaccatttgtgatattattccattttagtaGAGTTTTGAGTGTAAAAAGATATTTGGACGGAATCTCGTTAGTGAAGAAGGTTTATACGATCTAAAGTGGGTATTTTTGGATAAATGCCTTGCTAGAAAGAGATAGTAATCGAGTTACAATAGGCATTTCACATatgtatttgaatatgattttttttgtcaattatttgaatgtgatttaaaattttattattttacataaaatttaaTCAAATGATATCGATGTAAATCAACATTATATATTTATTGAACATGTAAGAAATAAGTATCGATTgaagaattaaatttaaattatatgttATGTAATGAAATGAGTCCTcaaatcaaaagggaaaataaaaatcCGATCATtagattaaagaaaattttattaaggTAAGTTACATTGAATAAAATTTGTAATTGAGTGGTTTTAAAGTTGTAACACTTAAAGAAAATCCATCATTTGGCAAGGAAATTAGAATTTAAATCAGGAATATAATATTTGATAATGCTCCagaataacgtatttttatgtattaatcatatGTTTATTCTGggcttgatcctactaatttgagctatttatgtctttttatcgattagggactgatttggaggcaaaagcaaaattaagggacaaaagtgcgaatttggagacacaatgggctgatatgcgacgcaggaaaaagattgtgccaaaagtgcaagcatggaagacacaaggactaaaaacgcaaaaagaagagattttattttataagactccattttattaggataattaatattaacataattattaggattatttaattttaagattttattttaattatctttatttatctttaattaattgtatttatctttttagaatttaagttaaattagactatctccctaacactataaatagggggtgaagtgaatCTATTGGGGATTCAtccttttctgtaaacactctccccctgaaagtctaggcttttgtttcttcatattttctttcaataaaatccccttttccatttttatatttattttcttttccaccattatcatggCCACTAAAACCTATTtagccgaaagttgtcaatattcccaAAAAAGGGTTCTTGAAGCCTAGAATCCGTATTTAGCCTTcttgccaagtattcatcgtttctccgcactaTGGGTTGACGCTttcgtccatggcccttaagaagtaagcttttcagtatatgcaaaggcggccactttgtatgttttggaaggattacacagtcggttcgttaacttactgcgtcagaggttggcaagccaaagagacaaaatggcgtgggattcgccattgagaagcgttgatctagcatagattactggctagagtcaggttccctaaaaatcgtaagtccaatctttggagctggtggtcgtaggcgtcctctttcactataactggcttacttgagttgagaagggttatttaaaagccgaggattgaacccaatgcggaatgagacaactggaggatggaatctaccaataagaatttcttttcctttaactctctttattatttttatatattctccATCTCAATTTTcgtcatttatttaatttcgcaattttaatttaatttaaatactatttttatttttccaaatcaaaattcttaattctgtttttatttttttattttttcaggaacgcaagtttcttggccaagatttcaagaaacgagcattcgtacaattCGGTCcttgaggatttgaccctacttcccctttactgttatttttattattttacagggaataggatatttttggtactCTCAACGatcgcatcaaattttggcgccattgctggggatcggtaacgtactaatcttattttttgtttcttatgaccagatctgctccaggaactcttgcgtttgattcggagattgaaaagactgcgagatctaatcgcaaggaaacaaagctaagaAAAAAGCAGTCAACGGTGATTAGAACTCAAAGCAATCCACCGTCAGAAATCAGAATCGACGACGAagcagagtctagggttaacgaaaaccctactcaaacttttgaaagcGAAAAAGTCGAAGTCGATTCCCCTGAAGAAGTGTTTAACACTAGGGTtgacgaaaaccctaatttagcaCTTCAACCTATGGCTCAGACAATTCGGCAACTGGTCGAAGCGCAGACagaacaaccgccactatgcatcgcgtatcctactatggataccgattttgaattaaagtcgcTTGATTCACTCATCGCCAACTTTCCGtgggttacaaaatgaaaacccccacaagcatttaaaagaattccatatggtttgtttgagtatgaaacctcagggggtaactgaggatcaaattaaattgcgcgctttccctttttccctatCAGATTTagctagggaatggttattttatttacctcctggattcattacaacttgggctgatctaTTTCGCTTATTTCTTAATAGGTTTTTCCCTGCATCATGAGCggctgagttaagaagagaaatcgtgggcATAAGGCAAAAAAATGCAAAGACTCTATAAgactattgggagcgatttaagaagttgtgtgcaagttgcccacaataCGGTATAACGGAACAGTCTTTGCTCCAGTATTTTTATGAAGGTCTAAAACCCATGGAAATGAATATGGTAGACGCCACGAGTGGAGGAGCGTTGGTCAATATGACTCCACAACAAGTAAGAGACTTAATCTCCACGATGGCTGCAAATTCTCAGCAATTTCGAGCTAATCCTGAACCCCTTAGAAGGGTTCATCAGTTAAGTAATTCAACcttagaagataaagttgatagaATTGCTAATATTTTGAATTCTCTTTTTGCAAAAAAAGTAAAGATAGCCCGAGTATGCGAAATATGTGCTACCCCTGAACATACaattgatgcatgtcccagtttgaatgatgatactatggctcattCAGATGCTGCGAGAAATTTTCCTGGGCCACCACAAAGGCGATACGACCCTTACGCAAATACCTACGACTCAGGATGGAGGGACCAGCCTAACTTAAGTTATGGGGCCAATCCATgatataaccagccataccaaaattGG
Above is a genomic segment from Gossypium arboreum isolate Shixiya-1 chromosome 8, ASM2569848v2, whole genome shotgun sequence containing:
- the LOC108469522 gene encoding uncharacterized protein LOC108469522 isoform X2 — protein: MDNDENDSQSHNRHLAGEGNNKFPPVLRPYALPRFDFDDNLHGHLRFDSLVETEVFLGIESSEDNQWIEDFSRGGTGIAFSSSAAESCSISRCNNVWSEAASSESVEMLLKSVGQDETIPVQTISKNSDACDELGCLINQMEPTLKHGDGGLSKVGDDLQPALQSGEFPGKLPGLKDDVGGDHLLVEGVSQMHEFGISVDSTLEDLNTRNTDLPVTKRDDSKEHSVNENLVEASVDQSVDDREQEDKCTGSQVDAVIHSVQNTYASNALIDSQDTTHLKHDLIDENVDGSASQNVDLSQEVQTDGQNVSENAVVSVTLLAQKNSALDVHSKEDGHAIGNITTAGEPVDRISKGNSNLHMVEGCSEGLRVESPLRTSISEDIVLSERKLHDISPMPFVGDTDLKEHGSEVSNMDTRNSMSLESNMDSTVQIACDALEKKDSLDSDSHPDMKILSSKSEKSLVVDDNGSKREGEGSHNTLGTEPMKECEESIVVEHSDDYKSDQTVSTAANQNTKLSSDSSNTDCGEGGSVPVIKGVDFSSSGTGGTADELASILQSDVAISGKSMECVLSPSGKDLPAATAAVSDQNKVQVSSSETSFSIMNTSGMTSEKGAPCETSGQSSCSKVDQSLSMEGTSIDEGQHGDQAIHGLSVEVVRDKHVSSIVSDSTVRGTDGAEARVISKSGSSEAAGAVSIQQNNQTSTSSSPSTSKEPTCDSGQNHPEDSDPKLLIKEKNSDHVAMHHVDGGHAKTDNSSFPSAPSSESQTKIHMMGSGSSSADLDNPSCGSPIVIRTSEQFPIKIGNDDLKGSEGRSASISGVINGEENKDQSISEDMKRNYASPGDKTFTFEVPPLADLSGKEAGKNWQLFSTMQHDTISSVKGTQSTASLSKVGTKAAQEVSHANLQASESENVRGRSKGTSEGSGSKGTSERRARRVGGKSAGKEATKKGIAAKEMTPASRSKRSASLSSAGIGQLVQSNEVKHSGHTEGATTKPFGVLSTSVSSLPDLNASASSSAVFHQPFTDLQQVQLRAQIFVYGALIQGTAPDEAYMISAFGGLDGGRTMWENAWRACIDRVHSQKSHLVSPETPMQTPLGAKTSDQSVKRNALQNKVTSSPVSRSTSKGTPTTIVNPMVPLSSPLWSISTPSCDALQSTGIPRSAVMDYQQALSPLRPPPIRNFVGHNAPWMSQSPFRVPWVPQTSSFDARFPVLPITETVNLTPAREASVPHSSAMKQASTVPMVQSGCPANVFAGTPLLDTKKATATRGQHSADPKPRKRKKSTVSEDPGQIKPHSQSESVSATVVTSNVSTPAAITTLATVVSKSSTDKFVTSVPVDHLENGEQDSDQRVALSEETFGKLQEAQKQAEDASALAAAAVHHSQEIWNQLGKHKNSGLEPDFETELTSTAVAIAAAASVAKAAAAAAKVASNAALQAKLMADEALVSSGYKNSVPTNAIASDNVKKLGKATPASILRGENATSSSNSIIIAAREAARRRVEAASAASKRAENMDAIVKAAELAAEAVSQAGKIVAMGEPFPLTELVEAGPEAYWKVPQASPEPNGSVREHIDSGRVEGPTSSARLPKEVQVEKREKQSVEYGMSPTLREIARESIEDHSRLTGGILGPTAASGKDKKGPKGRKASEIAKTKGVTSESEIGFGPPSVITQSEHGKGGETSKNNNLREGSRVEVLRDGDGLKVAWFPADILDLKDGKAYVCYNELRSEDGDKLKEWVELEGEGNRAPRIRTARPVTAMPFEGTRKRRRAAMGDYNWAPGDRVDSWMQDSWWEGVVTEKSQTDETSFTVHFPARGETSVVKAWLLRPSLIWKNGSWVEGSSFQDNNGSSHEGDTPQEKRPRIGGPVVEGRVEDKLSKSLDLKESWKPGDMRLLDLSDNEKIFNIGRSTRDENKPDSLKMVRTGLKKEGSRVIFGVPKPGKKRKFMEVSKHYVADQSGKTHEISDSAKFSKYLMPQGSEPHEMKNKIEPKDKRAAVYRPKVLKSGKLPSVSSRTIHKDSLSNTLVSEPGDSAAADVSHAENISGKHNIMEFRSFSSSDGAAKGPVLFSSVAFSSDAPPKKNSASNAKSERVSKPKLGPASGKLAKIEEEKGSNDNSMKTVSEVEPRRSNRRIQPTSRLLEGLQSSLIISKIPSVSHDRSHKSQNRSSRGNNQG